A genomic window from Tolypothrix sp. PCC 7910 includes:
- a CDS encoding HNH endonuclease codes for MSKLSSDDKTPKAWLLKSFGDERQYGGNRGYEEEIFREYQYYKGLPNSKNIKKGDLVLLRNKEQLFGVAKIEDINSGWGYKERLCCPSCLKPQSNKERITKKPRFHCPKCGHDYDERVSKPIKCEIFRAYFGDTFVSAEGAIKLEELQQACPEDNYNANNSINLIDLQQIQVTLLEQVPEVAKLLHKNNDYKYIQGDEASEYVPVKEDRRETVFRQIKERRGQSKFRESLLQRYAEQCMITGLKLLDILEAAHISPYRSTDDNHPDNGLLLRADLHTLFDLNLLGINPESLEVKFHPKVLKAGYQKLDGRKLICSEYKPSQPALVSRWKQFLQRLKEEDSNL; via the coding sequence ATGAGCAAATTAAGTTCTGATGATAAAACACCGAAAGCATGGTTGCTCAAAAGTTTTGGTGATGAGCGACAATATGGTGGTAATCGTGGTTATGAAGAAGAAATTTTTAGAGAATATCAGTATTACAAAGGGCTACCGAATTCTAAAAATATTAAGAAAGGTGATTTGGTTTTATTGCGGAATAAAGAGCAACTTTTCGGTGTTGCTAAAATTGAAGATATTAATAGTGGTTGGGGTTATAAAGAAAGATTATGTTGTCCTTCATGTCTTAAACCACAGAGTAATAAAGAGAGAATCACTAAGAAACCTCGGTTTCATTGCCCCAAGTGTGGTCATGATTATGACGAACGTGTGAGCAAACCAATAAAGTGTGAAATTTTCCGTGCATATTTTGGTGATACATTTGTGTCAGCAGAAGGAGCTATTAAACTAGAGGAGCTACAACAAGCTTGCCCAGAAGATAACTATAATGCTAACAATTCAATTAACTTAATTGATTTACAGCAAATTCAAGTAACTTTATTAGAACAAGTACCGGAGGTTGCTAAATTACTTCATAAAAATAACGATTATAAATATATTCAAGGTGATGAAGCTTCTGAATATGTTCCTGTAAAGGAAGATAGACGTGAAACAGTATTTCGTCAAATAAAAGAACGTCGTGGACAATCAAAGTTTAGAGAATCGTTGCTTCAACGCTATGCTGAACAATGTATGATTACTGGTTTAAAGCTGCTTGATATTTTAGAAGCTGCTCATATCTCGCCCTATCGTAGTACAGATGATAATCATCCAGATAACGGACTTTTATTACGGGCAGATTTACATACTTTATTTGATCTCAATTTATTAGGTATTAACCCAGAATCTCTAGAAGTGAAGTTTCATCCAAAAGTGTTGAAAGCTGGTTATCAAAAATTGGATGGTAGAAAACTTATCTGCTCTGAATATAAACCTAGTCAGCCAGCACTGGTATCTAGATGGAAGCAATTTTTACAGCGTCTTAAGGAAGAAGATTCAAATTTATAA
- the rpmH gene encoding 50S ribosomal protein L34, with protein sequence MQRTLGGTNRKRKRTSGFRARMRTPDGRNVIRARRKKGRHRLSV encoded by the coding sequence ATGCAGAGAACGCTAGGCGGTACTAACCGTAAGAGGAAAAGGACTTCTGGTTTTCGCGCTAGAATGCGGACACCAGACGGCAGAAATGTCATTCGCGCTAGAAGGAAAAAAGGCCGTCATCGTTTGAGCGTTTAG
- a CDS encoding type II toxin-antitoxin system VapC family toxin, producing the protein MAQVIILDSAPVGLITNPQATPLALQCQEWFYNLFERGYEVILPEIIDYEIRRELLRANKLSGIRKLDQLKSQIIYLPITTEVMLKAAELWAKARNQGKPTADNKALDGDVILASQSLLVANYGHNVIIATSNKKHLSMFIDARQWQEI; encoded by the coding sequence ATGGCTCAGGTTATTATTTTAGATTCTGCACCTGTAGGATTAATTACTAATCCTCAAGCCACGCCTCTAGCTTTACAATGCCAAGAATGGTTTTATAATCTCTTTGAAAGAGGATATGAAGTAATTTTACCGGAAATTATAGATTATGAAATTAGACGAGAATTGTTAAGAGCAAATAAATTATCTGGAATTAGAAAACTTGATCAACTAAAGTCACAAATTATATATCTTCCGATTACAACGGAAGTCATGTTAAAAGCAGCAGAGTTATGGGCTAAAGCAAGAAATCAAGGTAAACCGACAGCAGATAACAAAGCTTTAGATGGTGATGTTATTTTGGCATCTCAATCGCTTTTAGTAGCTAATTATGGGCATAACGTGATTATCGCTACAAGTAATAAAAAACATTTATCTATGTTTATTGATGCTAGACAATGGCAAGAAATTTAG
- the yidC gene encoding membrane protein insertase YidC: MDFGIGFLSNNVMLPIIDFFYGIVPSYGLAIVALTLIIRFALYPLSAGSIRNMRRMRIVQPLMQKRMAEIKERYKDDPQKQQEEMVNVQKEFGNPLAGCLPLLLQMPVLLALFATLRGSPFAGVNYSVNLQVFPAEQIERIQPQAFATPPQNIYIADGEHSRITAILPGGNKLAVGEKTKIQYQTLEGKPFQVLLAEHPENNKLTPEWKVIKGEDRIKIDAEGNIEALEPGDVTIQGTIPGLAADKGFLFIDALGRVGATDPDGTIHWDIVAMVIFFGISLYVSQILSGQNSSGGNPQQDTVNKITPVIFSGMFLFFPLPAGVLMYMVIGNIFQTLQTFILSREPLPEELQKIVATQEKEAAVADQKALPFEPKSSKKKATN; encoded by the coding sequence ATGGATTTTGGTATCGGGTTTCTCTCGAACAACGTGATGCTGCCAATCATAGATTTTTTCTATGGTATTGTGCCTAGCTATGGATTGGCGATCGTTGCTTTAACATTGATAATCCGCTTTGCGCTCTATCCCCTGAGTGCTGGTTCCATCCGGAATATGCGGCGGATGCGGATTGTTCAGCCTCTAATGCAAAAGCGGATGGCAGAAATTAAGGAGCGTTATAAAGACGATCCGCAAAAGCAGCAAGAGGAAATGGTTAACGTCCAGAAAGAATTTGGTAACCCTCTGGCTGGCTGTTTACCGCTGCTGCTGCAAATGCCAGTATTGTTGGCGTTATTTGCAACTTTGCGGGGTTCACCCTTTGCTGGAGTCAACTACAGCGTTAACTTACAAGTCTTTCCCGCAGAACAAATCGAACGAATTCAACCCCAAGCCTTTGCTACTCCTCCCCAAAACATCTACATTGCTGATGGGGAACACAGCCGTATTACGGCTATCCTTCCTGGAGGCAATAAATTAGCGGTTGGGGAAAAAACTAAGATACAATATCAGACCCTTGAAGGCAAACCATTTCAGGTGCTTTTGGCAGAACACCCAGAAAACAATAAATTGACTCCTGAATGGAAAGTTATCAAAGGCGAAGACAGAATTAAAATTGACGCTGAAGGCAATATAGAAGCCTTAGAGCCTGGAGATGTCACCATTCAAGGTACTATCCCCGGACTAGCAGCAGATAAAGGATTTCTGTTCATTGATGCTTTAGGTAGAGTCGGCGCAACCGATCCCGACGGCACAATCCACTGGGATATTGTGGCGATGGTGATTTTCTTTGGTATCAGTCTCTACGTCAGCCAAATTCTTTCCGGGCAAAATTCTAGCGGTGGTAACCCACAGCAGGATACGGTCAACAAAATCACCCCTGTGATCTTTTCGGGGATGTTTTTGTTCTTCCCACTACCAGCTGGGGTTTTGATGTATATGGTAATTGGGAATATCTTCCAAACTCTGCAAACCTTTATTCTCTCCCGCGAACCCTTACCGGAAGAATTGCAAAAAATCGTAGCAACCCAAGAAAAAGAAGCAGCAGTGGCAGATCAAAAAGCATTGCCATTTGAGCCCAAAAGTTCTAAGAAAAAGGCTACAAATTGA
- a CDS encoding NAD(P)(+) transhydrogenase (Re/Si-specific) subunit beta — MSDFLPTGIQLTYLVAASLFILGLKKLGSPATARNGNVVAAVGMLLAIVATMLDQHVLNYEMILLGLAIGSGLGAIAAYKVQMTEMPQMVGLLNGLGGAASALVAVAEFWRLLDSGAPIPLDVNISMLLDVLIGGVTFTGSFLAFAKLQGLISGSPITFPFQQPFNLLLLGAYIAGSAYLIVTPDSLPIFLAVVAVSLILGVMFVIPIGGGDMPVVISLLNSLSGVAASAAGFVVMNNMLIIAGALVGASGIILTEIMCKAMNRSLFSVLFSAFGTGGASGGAAGGAAIDQTVRSIDPEEGAMMLGYARSVVIVPGYGMAVAQAQHSVRELADQLERMGVDVKYAIHPVAGRMPGHMNVLLAEANVAYTQLYDMDDINPQFEQADVALVIGANDVVNPAARTDVNSPIYGMPILEVDRAKQTIVIKRGMSTGFAGVDNELFYKDKTTMLFGSAKDMVSKLVSEVKQL, encoded by the coding sequence GTGAGCGATTTTCTACCAACTGGGATTCAGTTAACGTATTTAGTCGCTGCATCCTTATTTATTCTGGGTTTAAAAAAGCTAGGTTCACCTGCAACAGCTAGGAACGGTAATGTTGTAGCAGCCGTGGGGATGTTGTTGGCGATTGTCGCCACAATGTTGGATCAACACGTGCTGAACTACGAGATGATTTTGTTAGGCTTGGCGATTGGATCGGGTTTAGGTGCGATCGCAGCTTACAAAGTTCAAATGACAGAAATGCCCCAAATGGTGGGCTTACTCAACGGTTTGGGCGGTGCAGCTTCTGCATTAGTTGCTGTGGCTGAATTCTGGCGCTTATTAGATTCAGGCGCACCCATACCTCTGGATGTCAACATTTCCATGCTGCTGGATGTGTTAATCGGTGGTGTTACTTTCACAGGTAGTTTTCTCGCCTTTGCCAAATTGCAAGGTTTAATTAGCGGTTCCCCGATTACATTTCCTTTCCAGCAACCATTTAACCTCTTATTACTAGGTGCGTATATAGCAGGTAGCGCCTACTTAATCGTTACACCAGATAGCCTACCTATATTCTTAGCAGTAGTTGCTGTTTCTTTAATACTCGGTGTAATGTTCGTCATCCCCATTGGTGGGGGCGATATGCCTGTGGTAATTTCGCTGTTGAACTCCTTATCTGGTGTAGCAGCATCCGCCGCAGGTTTCGTGGTGATGAACAATATGTTAATCATCGCTGGCGCATTGGTGGGAGCTTCCGGGATCATCCTCACCGAGATTATGTGTAAAGCGATGAACCGTTCTCTTTTCAGTGTACTGTTCAGCGCTTTTGGTACAGGCGGTGCATCTGGTGGCGCTGCTGGTGGTGCTGCAATTGATCAAACCGTTCGCAGCATTGATCCCGAAGAAGGCGCAATGATGTTGGGTTATGCCCGTTCTGTGGTAATTGTGCCTGGTTATGGGATGGCGGTTGCTCAAGCACAACATAGCGTGCGGGAGTTGGCAGATCAACTAGAACGCATGGGTGTTGATGTTAAATATGCCATTCACCCTGTAGCGGGAAGAATGCCAGGACACATGAACGTATTGCTGGCTGAGGCGAATGTGGCTTATACCCAGCTGTATGACATGGATGATATTAATCCCCAATTTGAACAAGCGGATGTAGCTTTAGTAATTGGGGCTAATGATGTAGTCAATCCGGCGGCGCGTACTGATGTGAATAGCCCAATTTATGGAATGCCAATTTTGGAAGTAGATCGGGCGAAGCAGACAATTGTAATTAAGCGCGGGATGAGTACAGGTTTTGCCGGTGTAGATAATGAGTTGTTCTACAAGGATAAAACTACGATGCTCTTTGGTAGCGCGAAGGATATGGTGTCGAAGTTGGTTTCGGAAGTGAAGCAGCTGTAA
- a CDS encoding DUF2808 domain-containing protein yields the protein MRRLLSTLAVTGCLLTGFQAVSWAQGLPGLTLFSGIKSENQLPYRLDFGGQADGWDRYILRIPAQKMKLAVAQFAITYPDYYKGNFDPKQVEVKVKGKSVPVSEVKWDKEGRVIEIFPEEPVPAGSRVEVVLSNVKNPTFGGVYYFNCQVLSPGDVPMLRYVGSWVLSIN from the coding sequence ATGCGACGTTTACTTTCTACTTTAGCGGTGACTGGCTGCTTGTTGACAGGTTTCCAAGCTGTCAGCTGGGCACAGGGTTTACCAGGATTAACACTATTTAGTGGGATTAAATCTGAAAATCAACTTCCCTACCGTTTAGACTTTGGCGGACAAGCTGATGGTTGGGATCGTTATATCTTAAGAATTCCTGCCCAAAAAATGAAATTGGCTGTAGCTCAATTTGCTATTACCTACCCTGATTATTACAAAGGAAATTTTGATCCTAAACAGGTTGAGGTGAAAGTCAAGGGCAAATCTGTTCCTGTATCTGAAGTGAAGTGGGATAAGGAAGGACGCGTAATCGAAATTTTTCCTGAAGAACCAGTGCCAGCAGGTAGCAGAGTCGAAGTTGTGTTATCTAACGTGAAGAACCCTACCTTTGGGGGAGTGTACTATTTCAACTGCCAAGTTCTCTCACCTGGCGATGTACCAATGTTGCGTTATGTGGGTTCTTGGGTTTTGAGTATTAATTAA
- a CDS encoding Re/Si-specific NAD(P)(+) transhydrogenase subunit alpha: MRIAVAKEIEVGERRVALIPDVVAKLVKQGLEVWVETGAGERSFFSDSAYEAAGAKIIGDPATLWGETDILLKVSPPQEREDGRSEIDFLKAGSVLISFLNPLGNPAVVEKLANRQVTALSMELIPRTTRAQSMDALSSQASLAGYKSVLIAAAALPKYFPMLTTAAGTIAPAKIFIMGAGVAGLQAIATARRLGAVVEAFDIRPAVKEEVQSLGAKFVEVQLEEDTVAAGGYAKEISEASKQRTQEVVTEHVKNADVVITTAQVPGKKAPLLVTEEMVRQMKPGSVIVDLAAEQGGNCACTDPGKDIVWNGITIIGPINLPSSMPVHASQLYAKNLTSLMQLLINKEKALQVDFADDIVEAACVAHAGEIRNQRVSEALAALKVRG, from the coding sequence ATGAGAATAGCAGTAGCTAAAGAGATAGAAGTTGGTGAGCGTCGTGTAGCTTTAATTCCGGATGTTGTTGCCAAATTGGTAAAACAAGGTTTAGAAGTTTGGGTGGAAACAGGCGCGGGAGAGCGCTCATTTTTTAGCGATTCTGCCTATGAAGCAGCAGGAGCCAAAATTATTGGCGATCCCGCTACGTTATGGGGCGAAACAGATATTTTATTGAAAGTTAGTCCACCACAAGAAAGAGAAGATGGACGCTCAGAAATTGATTTTCTCAAAGCAGGATCTGTCTTAATTAGCTTCTTAAATCCTTTAGGAAATCCAGCGGTGGTAGAGAAACTGGCAAATCGCCAAGTTACAGCTTTGAGTATGGAATTGATCCCCCGTACTACTAGAGCGCAAAGCATGGATGCGTTGTCCTCGCAAGCATCCCTGGCTGGTTATAAATCTGTATTAATAGCCGCTGCTGCATTACCGAAATATTTCCCTATGCTCACCACAGCCGCAGGTACGATCGCCCCTGCGAAAATATTTATTATGGGGGCAGGTGTAGCAGGATTGCAAGCGATCGCCACCGCTAGACGCTTGGGAGCAGTGGTAGAAGCCTTTGATATTCGTCCCGCCGTTAAAGAAGAAGTGCAAAGCTTAGGCGCAAAATTCGTCGAAGTGCAACTCGAAGAAGACACTGTGGCAGCTGGTGGCTATGCCAAAGAAATCTCCGAAGCTAGTAAACAACGCACTCAAGAAGTTGTTACCGAACACGTTAAAAATGCCGATGTGGTGATTACCACAGCCCAAGTTCCAGGGAAAAAAGCCCCGCTGTTAGTCACCGAAGAAATGGTGAGACAGATGAAGCCAGGTTCAGTGATTGTAGACTTAGCCGCCGAACAAGGTGGTAACTGCGCCTGCACCGATCCCGGTAAAGACATCGTCTGGAACGGTATCACCATCATCGGGCCGATCAATTTACCATCATCAATGCCCGTTCACGCCAGCCAACTGTATGCCAAAAACCTGACATCGTTAATGCAATTGCTGATTAATAAAGAAAAAGCTTTGCAGGTGGACTTTGCTGATGACATTGTTGAAGCCGCTTGCGTCGCCCATGCAGGCGAGATTCGCAACCAACGGGTGAGCGAGGCATTAGCAGCATTAAAAGTTAGAGGTTAG
- a CDS encoding PH domain-containing protein translates to MGIREEIYYEGGPHVGDLILNLLFGLTVIGIPLAVGAIVRALWLRYRITDRRVTVTGGWMGRDRTDVIYAEIVKIVKVPRAIGLWGDMVLTLRNGSRLEMRAIPNFREVYEYINERVVAKNPEYSAAAK, encoded by the coding sequence ATGGGCATTCGTGAAGAAATTTATTATGAAGGTGGCCCTCACGTTGGGGATTTAATTCTTAACCTGCTTTTTGGGCTAACTGTCATCGGGATTCCATTGGCAGTTGGGGCAATTGTCAGAGCTTTGTGGCTACGCTACCGCATCACCGATCGCCGAGTAACTGTGACTGGGGGTTGGATGGGACGCGATCGCACTGACGTAATTTATGCAGAAATTGTCAAAATCGTCAAAGTTCCCCGTGCTATTGGCTTGTGGGGAGATATGGTGCTAACCCTCAGAAATGGTAGCCGTCTAGAAATGCGGGCTATTCCTAATTTCCGGGAAGTTTATGAATATATTAACGAAAGAGTTGTTGCTAAAAATCCCGAATATAGCGCGGCTGCTAAGTAG
- the rnpA gene encoding ribonuclease P protein component — MALPKANRLKSRKDFQAVFREGIRRHGAYFTLRALKPSASKKSPLDTAPETTQLTNADPKHLDSTKFGISISTKVSKRAVVRNRIKRQITVALHQLLPKLSPGWRLVVVVKPTAAERECVSQQFLQELEQLLAQAEVLNGHS; from the coding sequence GTGGCTTTGCCCAAGGCGAATCGGCTAAAATCCCGAAAAGATTTCCAGGCAGTTTTCCGAGAAGGAATTCGGCGACATGGTGCTTATTTTACATTAAGGGCCTTGAAACCGTCGGCTTCCAAAAAGTCTCCTTTGGATACTGCCCCTGAGACTACACAACTAACTAATGCTGATCCCAAGCATCTGGATAGTACAAAATTTGGTATTTCCATTAGCACAAAAGTCAGCAAGCGTGCAGTAGTCCGCAATCGGATTAAGCGGCAGATAACAGTAGCTTTGCATCAGTTGTTGCCCAAATTGTCACCTGGATGGCGGTTAGTGGTAGTTGTGAAACCAACGGCAGCAGAACGAGAGTGCGTAAGCCAACAATTTCTGCAAGAATTAGAGCAGTTGTTAGCACAAGCCGAGGTACTCAATGGGCATTCGTGA
- a CDS encoding NAD(P) transhydrogenase subunit alpha — MSEALLAALFVFVLASFIGFEVINKVPPTLHTPLMSGSNAISGIAVLGAIVASGARETSVSVILGLIAVILATVNVVGGFLVTDRMLQMFKKKEIKA, encoded by the coding sequence ATGTCAGAGGCATTACTTGCTGCTTTGTTTGTATTTGTGTTGGCATCTTTTATTGGGTTTGAAGTCATCAACAAAGTGCCACCTACTTTACACACTCCCCTAATGTCGGGATCGAATGCGATTTCTGGAATTGCAGTACTGGGGGCTATTGTGGCTTCTGGTGCAAGGGAAACAAGTGTGTCAGTGATTCTTGGTTTAATTGCAGTAATACTAGCGACAGTCAACGTTGTGGGTGGCTTCCTAGTGACAGACAGAATGTTACAAATGTTTAAGAAAAAGGAGATTAAGGCGTGA
- a CDS encoding R3H domain-containing nucleic acid-binding protein: protein MSNSPMQRGQQWLKTLLLLTGVSAEVEGNLEPAQPQGGDSDEPDNYWLTIDETNLNPEQIRTLIGSDGSVLDAIQYLANSVLNINQPQEEQASYTIELNGYRVKREAEIRALAEAASEEVRTTGREVEIKSLSSAERRQIHTFLKEFADLETFSRGKEPHRHLVVRPAIAP from the coding sequence ATGAGCAACAGTCCCATGCAGCGAGGGCAGCAATGGTTAAAAACATTGCTGCTACTTACTGGGGTATCTGCTGAGGTTGAGGGGAATTTAGAACCTGCTCAACCTCAGGGCGGCGACTCCGATGAACCAGATAACTACTGGTTAACAATTGATGAAACTAACCTCAACCCTGAGCAAATTAGAACTTTAATTGGTAGCGATGGTTCAGTACTAGACGCAATTCAGTATCTAGCTAATTCAGTACTGAACATCAACCAACCACAAGAAGAGCAAGCTTCTTATACCATTGAGTTGAATGGCTACCGAGTCAAAAGAGAAGCTGAAATCCGCGCATTGGCAGAAGCAGCTTCTGAGGAAGTGCGTACCACAGGCAGAGAAGTAGAAATAAAATCCCTAAGTTCGGCTGAAAGGCGGCAGATTCACACATTTTTAAAAGAATTTGCAGATTTAGAAACTTTTAGCCGCGGCAAAGAACCACATCGTCATCTTGTAGTTCGTCCGGCGATCGCGCCTTAG
- a CDS encoding DUF177 domain-containing protein codes for MDAIFIPQLTKAPERTEEIQVQDFLPGLDTLTPVRGVIRVQHQGNYLEVATQAEAIITCTCNRCLQQYNQRLVVDTQEVIWLDVTANQINDLPLEREVAVEDLVETLPPDGYFYPGEWLYEQMCLELPQRQLCDLNCPGILSTAAESSQKSVDSRWAGLEALKKQLPG; via the coding sequence ATGGACGCAATTTTTATTCCGCAGCTCACCAAAGCCCCGGAGCGGACAGAGGAAATTCAAGTTCAGGATTTTCTGCCTGGTTTGGACACTTTGACTCCTGTTCGTGGTGTGATTCGCGTACAGCATCAAGGTAATTACTTAGAAGTAGCCACTCAGGCAGAAGCAATTATTACTTGTACTTGTAACCGCTGTTTACAGCAATACAATCAGCGTTTGGTAGTTGATACTCAGGAAGTGATTTGGTTAGACGTAACAGCTAATCAAATCAACGACTTACCATTAGAACGGGAAGTAGCAGTTGAAGATTTGGTTGAAACTCTACCGCCTGATGGCTATTTTTATCCTGGTGAATGGTTGTATGAGCAGATGTGTTTAGAATTGCCTCAGCGCCAGCTATGTGACCTTAATTGCCCTGGTATTTTGAGTACTGCGGCTGAGAGTTCGCAAAAGTCAGTTGATAGCCGTTGGGCTGGTTTAGAGGCTTTGAAAAAGCAACTTCCGGGATAG
- a CDS encoding aldehyde dehydrogenase family protein has product MVTATVPAQQVKIGPTQLLINNEWVESVSGRRFETINPATGETICTVAEADAPDVEKAVQAARAAFKGGEWPKMSATKRGELLYKLADLIEQNIDELARLETLDNGKPVHDSLGDLGLVIACYRYYAGWADKVQGKTIPINGPYFCYTRHEPVGVVGQIIPWNFPLLMQAWKLAPALATGNTVVMKTAEQTPLSALRVGELIIEAGFPPGVVNILSGYGPTAGAAISRHMDVDKVAFTGSTEVGHLIMEAAAKSNLKRVTLELGGKSPNIVFADADMDLAIEGVHQAIFFNQGQCCCAGSRLFVEEKCYDEFVAKAVARAKRRTVGNPFDANTEQGPQVDKEQFDKVMGYIESGMREGAQMLCGGTQVGDRGFFIAPTVFADVRDDMKIAQEEIFGPVMSIIKFKDIDEVIERANNTMYGLAAAVWTQDISKAHAIANNVRAGTVWVNCYDVFDAAAPFGGFKQSGIGRELGEYGLQQYTEVKTVTIKL; this is encoded by the coding sequence ATGGTTACAGCAACGGTACCAGCACAACAGGTCAAAATCGGCCCAACCCAACTGCTGATCAATAATGAGTGGGTGGAAAGTGTCAGCGGTCGCCGATTTGAAACGATTAATCCAGCTACAGGTGAAACTATTTGCACAGTAGCAGAAGCAGATGCACCAGATGTAGAGAAAGCTGTACAAGCAGCACGCGCGGCTTTTAAGGGTGGAGAATGGCCTAAGATGTCTGCCACTAAACGCGGTGAGTTGCTTTATAAGCTAGCTGACTTAATTGAACAAAATATTGATGAGTTAGCACGGCTGGAAACTCTAGATAATGGCAAGCCTGTACATGATTCTTTGGGTGATTTAGGGTTAGTAATTGCTTGTTACCGCTACTATGCAGGTTGGGCTGATAAGGTTCAGGGTAAAACAATTCCGATTAATGGCCCTTATTTTTGCTACACTCGCCATGAGCCAGTGGGTGTGGTAGGTCAAATTATTCCCTGGAATTTCCCGTTATTAATGCAAGCTTGGAAGCTAGCACCAGCTTTGGCTACAGGTAACACTGTGGTAATGAAGACGGCTGAACAAACACCTTTATCAGCACTGCGGGTAGGTGAGTTAATTATTGAAGCTGGCTTTCCGCCTGGTGTGGTGAATATTCTCTCAGGATACGGCCCGACGGCTGGGGCGGCAATTTCTCGGCACATGGATGTGGACAAAGTAGCGTTTACTGGCTCCACTGAAGTCGGACACCTAATTATGGAAGCAGCTGCCAAGAGTAACCTGAAGCGAGTAACTTTGGAATTAGGCGGTAAGAGTCCTAACATCGTCTTTGCTGATGCTGATATGGATTTAGCAATTGAAGGTGTCCACCAAGCTATATTCTTTAATCAAGGTCAGTGCTGCTGTGCTGGTTCGCGGCTGTTTGTGGAAGAAAAATGCTACGACGAGTTTGTGGCTAAGGCTGTAGCTAGAGCTAAACGGCGGACTGTGGGTAATCCCTTTGATGCGAATACAGAACAAGGGCCACAGGTAGATAAAGAGCAATTCGACAAAGTGATGGGTTACATCGAGTCGGGGATGCGCGAAGGCGCTCAAATGCTCTGTGGTGGGACTCAAGTTGGTGACAGGGGTTTCTTTATTGCACCGACAGTCTTTGCGGATGTCCGCGATGATATGAAGATTGCTCAAGAGGAAATCTTTGGCCCAGTGATGAGCATTATCAAATTTAAGGATATTGATGAGGTGATTGAGCGGGCAAATAACACCATGTATGGACTCGCCGCCGCTGTATGGACTCAGGATATTAGCAAAGCCCATGCGATCGCAAATAATGTTCGTGCTGGTACTGTATGGGTAAACTGCTATGACGTATTTGACGCAGCTGCACCTTTTGGTGGCTTTAAGCAGTCGGGTATTGGTCGAGAATTAGGCGAGTATGGTTTACAACAGTACACCGAAGTTAAAACAGTGACTATCAAGTTGTAA